The genomic DNA CAGCTCCACAGGCTGCACAACCCCAGGGGGCGCCTTCCCTCAGCACGCTGCTTCTGCCCAGGCAGACTTTCGGACCCTGGACCTTGAGAAGAGAGGCAGAGCACTGCTTAGCAAACTGCCCAGAGCCCGAGGGGCATAGGGAAGGTTGGTTGAGGAAAGGAGGGTCGAGAGGTGGGCCCCTGGGCCCTCGCCCCGGGCCACTTCAACCAGCGCAGCTCTGTTGGGTCTGTGTCATGGGTGTCGAGCTCAATCAACAAAAAGCACTTCTTTCTTGAACaactcacttcgtcccagcccccagctgctTCCCTTAGGCTGGCTAATAAGTCCCTGGGGCGGTGCCCAGGGCTCCTCCTGCCCCCCAGGGCCTGCCCCGGTCTGTCTCCTAGTCAGAAGCAGGAAGGAAAGCCCTGCCTTCTCTAAAGCACCCTCAATTCTCCTCAAAGGCCTCAGGCTTTGGGAATGGAAACTGAATTATGGAAAAAGACACAGCTCTCAGCCCTGAATTTGTGGACTCAGATTCATACCCCTTCAAGGAATTTTATATATTGAGGGTCCACTTAAGATTTATTTCTTCAGAaagtcccccagctttgcaaggcaaaaagaaagggaaagcccAGCCGCAGAGAGATGCACTGAAGCGGAGAGGGAGTGCTGTGGAGGATCATCCCTTCCCCCACGGCTGCTGGGCTAGAGCCATAggagcctgggggctgggggatgtGCTGGGCAGAAGGAGATGCCACGGGGAACATCTGGGATACCAACCAGGCCTGGGCACCACCTCCCCTGCCCAGGCCCCAGAGGAGCCGCCGGGAGCCAGACCCTCCCTTCCCTGTCtgtagaaataaagacacagaaaacccTGAGATAGGAGTCCTATCTGAACAGTATAAAGCTCCCCCGGGAATGTCTATGATAAAGGCCGCCAGCCCCCTCAAGGGCAGCGGTGGGCACAAGGGCGGGGGAAGAGGGTTCTGTTCCCCCGCAGCACCACAGGCTCTCCGGAGGGATGGAATCaacctccatctctctcccccatcctccccccacATACACCCCATGATGGTTtgctgccccagccctggcttTCAAGAAGCACCTCTAAAACCTGCCTTCTTCCCCCAAACCACCAGACGAAGGATCTTAAGAGGAAGGTGAGGTGAGAAGTCTGGTCCCTGAGccggggaagccctccagctcACGCAGCCTCTCCCTGACCTTGAACGGTCAGCACTGTAGGCCCAGAGCCCTCAGCCATCCGATGCCACACCCCGCCGCCCAGCAGGGCCTCCACACAGACCCAGGGCTCAACCAGCCATAACTCAAGGCCTCCACTCGCGGAAAGCAGGGCACCCTCAGCCCATGTGCACCGAGTAGTCAGCGCCAAGACCCCTGCTTTCTAAGGAGAGTGTGCCGAGGTTAGAGGCTATGAGAGCCTCAGGAGACTAAGCGAGGTTGAGCAGCCTCTGGTCAGAGACCCTGGGAAGGGAGGCCAGCACCCTGGCTGTGCTGACCCCACAGCCTCATTGGCCCTTCTGGTCAGAGAATCTCTCCCACACCACCCCGGACAAGGCCAACATCTCAGAGTAAGCCAGAGTTATCCAGGCATCGGTCAAGGGGCCCAAGTACAGGCTTCACCTGGCCCCCTGCCCCTGCTCTCAGAGCCCATCAGGAAGAGGTTAGAAACCACCCTCCAAGGTCAAATGCCCCCTTCTACCTGGTCCCCAATCCCAAACCACTTTCACCATGTCTTCCAGATCTACATgcagttgtataattatttacgAATGTCTTTACATGGACTCACTTTTACttaaatttctttattgaaaACGCCACCACAATAAGGAGAATACCAGTACCACCTGTCGTAAATAAAAGGTAGCCAATAAAACTataccattaaaacaaaacagagctaTAAAAGTCTGGAAACGTTTCCCACCTGCCCTAAGCTCAAGGCCTGCTCCCTAGTAACAGGGAAGTCAGCCCGTGTTCCACACGCACAAGAACATATTGGCACACAGCAGAGACCTTCTTCGTGCCATAAAAGGGTTGGGTGAGAATTGGAAAGGGAATCCCTTTCTCGCTCTGACTTTGTGCTTAATGCCTGATACGACCGAAATGCATCTCCAGGGAATGAGGGTATCACCTGATCCTTTGGGAACGTTGGACTAGAGGCTCCCTCTGCCTCATGCTTAACACAACATGGAAACATGCTCTCTGAGCACACGTTCAAGGCACCAGTGAAGCTCCTCCCCAGGTGCCCGCTCTCACACCGAGGCCCAGCAGCTCCCTCTCCCACACACCTGCTCCAGCAGCCCCCGGAGGTCACCGCTGGCTCAGGTGGGACACCAGGTAGACGAGGCCCACCAGCAGGAGTCCACGCACACCAAGCAGCATGAGCAGGAAGACGAGCAGGATGGAGGTCACCGGCTCCACGGCATGGTTGCCCAGATGCCACTGGGGGAAGCCCATGTTCAACAGCTGCCGGTTGAGGTCACTGAAGGGGGACTGAGCGGCACCCAGCCTGGCGCCCGCCTGCTGCTGGCGAGGGCCGGGACCCCCCAGCGGGGCGCCATGGCCCCTATTGAGAAAGCTCTGGAaggtgaagacagagagagacgaATGAATCCAGAGAGAGTTTCGCTGGAGTTGAGGCaccagaggcaggagggaacCCTCTGGGTGGGGCCCTGCTCTCCCCTACGGCCACCCAGGGCCATGCCCTCCTTTCTCAGCAATCCTCACATGCCACCCATGGGGATCCCAACCACTGAGTCGCAAGCTCTCAGAGCACAGAAAATGCCAGTCCAGGTTCCCTATGTCACGTCAGGGAGAAGCTGCCCGGGgacagagaaaaggaagggggCAAGGAGGGTGGGACTACACCCAGGGCACAGCATCTGAGCAGGCATTTTTAACACTCCTCACTCCTTCCTTTAAACTCATCATTGTGTGGCCGTGGGTTCCTCTTCTCCACTTACTCTCCGACTTCCCTCTCATCCAACAGACTCTAAAAGATGCTGGCTCCAGTGGGGGTTGCTGACCAGGTTAAGGGAGAGAGAGCTCTTGGGTTTAAAGTctgggaaggctgcctggaggaaggAGAGCTGGGGAGACAGGGGGCTGGGCAACAAATCTATTGGGGTTTTCCCCAAGTCTTAAACCCCCATGCTGCTCAGCCTGGCTCTCTGCAAAGAGGACTTCGGCCTAGAGAAGGTTAATCACCAGAAAGGGAGCTTCTGGGAGCTAAGGAGTAACTGGTACAGAGGACGGGAGGCCAGCTGCTCCCCTCCACAGGGGCGGGGCGACTACCTGTCGAGGGGTGCTGCTGCGTGGCTGGGTAGTGCTCCTCACACGAGGGTCATCGTCCTGCACAATGTCCCCACTGGCCAAGATCCGAACCATCCTTCCAGGAGCTGTGGCTTCCAGCTGGGCTGCACCTTTCCCCAGAACTCGAAACACCTGAAGGAAAAAATTTACCAAAGTTAAAGAGACGCTTGCTTTCAGTGGGAGAAACTGGAATTCTGGGTGCTCACGCTGGTGACCCATGCTGAGTAGGCAGTGTGCCTAActaataaaaaggagagaaataaatacaagttGTTTGCCGAACAAAAATCGTTCAGGCTTTGAGTCCACTAGGAAAACTATCAAAAAGATTCTTGGAGAAGGAAGTTTTATTATTAACCACCACCTCCAGCAATAGGGATGACAACCCTTGCTGG from Phocoena phocoena chromosome 16, mPhoPho1.1, whole genome shotgun sequence includes the following:
- the FAM241B gene encoding protein FAM241B; its protein translation is MVRILASGDIVQDDDPRVRSTTQPRSSTPRQSFLNRGHGAPLGGPGPRQQQAGARLGAAQSPFSDLNRQLLNMGFPQWHLGNHAVEPVTSILLVFLLMLLGVRGLLLVGLVYLVSHLSQR